The stretch of DNA ATCTTACCAATTGCGAATAAGGCGGATAACGATTGGCAATACGGAATCTTAGTGCCCGGAATCGCCCCATTCGTGGGAGCAGCATTGGCGGCCTGGTTCATGCACGGCTTTTTCGGTATTAGCTAAATTGGTCCAAATGTTATTGGACAACGGTACGACTGAACTTTTTGGAAATTAACTAAAACTATTAGAAGAGGGTCATTATAATGACAGGATTAGCAGCGAAAAAAGTAGCATTAATGGATTCATTGAAAGCATTGAAGCGGGTCACCGTCGCTTTCTCTGGTGGGATTGATAGCACATTAGTTTTGAAGATGGCATTGGAAACGCTAGGTCGCGACAATGTGACTGCGGTCGTTGCCAACTCTGAATTGTTTACGGATGAAGAATTTGACAAGGCAGTTAGTTTAGCCGAAGAATTAGGGGCTACTGTTCAAACAACGACTTTGGATTACTTGAGCGAAACGCATATTGAACACAACACACCTGACAGCTGGTACTATGCGAAAAAAATGTTCTACGATCGTTTGACTGAAATGGCCGCCGCTAATGGTAGTGCCGCGGTGTTAGATGGCTTAATCAAAAACGATGAACAAGATTACCGCCCAGGAATGAAAGCACGGACCGAAGTGGGCGCTCGTAGTTTGTTGCAAGAAGCTGATTTTTACAAGGTTGACGTTCGGGCCTTATCACAAGAATTAGGTTTAACCAACTGGAACAAGGTTGCTTCATGTTCAGTAGCTTCACGCTTCCCATATGGCACGACGTTGACCCACGAAAATGTTGCCCAAGTCATGGCCGCTGAAAGTTACTTACGTGGCCTTGGTTTCCCAACGGTTCGAGTTCGTTTCCACGAAGACATTGCGCGGATCGAATTGCCTGAAGCTCGTATTGGTGATTTCTTGGTCTTCAATGACCGTGTTAATCGTCAATTACAATCACTTGGTTTCCGTTATGTGACCTTAGATTTAGGTGGTTTCCGGAGTGGTCGGATGAACGATACTTTAACCAAGCAACAATTAGCAACCTTTGCTTAAAGGCTTGATTGATTAGGACTAAACGAAGTCTGAGATGAAAATCTCAGGCTTTTTTGCATCACCAAGTATCATGCTAGAACAAGCAAAGTGGCAAAAGGTGAGTATCCTAGGGCGCTAATTATTTTGAGCAACGGTCAATACGGGAAATTATTATCGATTTAATATAAATAAGAATTAAAGTTCGGATAAAACATCTTGATTTTAAAATTAAGGTGTTTTTTGTTCAAAAAATAATGAAATTAACGAACAATTCCGGTATAGTAGTGATATTAAGTGAATATGGGGGCAGTAAAAGTGACGAATCCAGAAGTGATTTTGCAAACGAGTATTGAAAAAGGGGTCGGCAAGATTGGCAAACCCTGGTTAGCCAAGTGGTTGCTAGGTTTTGTCGGGGGTGCAATGATTGCACTAGGGTTTTTGGCTGATATCCGAGTTTCAGCGGCCATTCCGGCCAGTGGTGGTAGTACGTTGATTGGGGCGAGCGTCTTTCCAATTGGCCTGATCGTGATCTTACTCGCTGGTGGCGAACTGGTGACCGGCAATATGATGGCGGTCAGTACCGCGGCCTTCGCCAAACGAATCCGTTGGGGAGCTTTCTGGCAGAATTTGGCGCTGATTACGGTGGCCAATTTGATTGGTGCCATAGCGGTAGCGTTCTGCTTTGGACACTTTGTCGGTCTCACGCATACGGGTGTCTTCAAGACAGCGGTGATTACGATGGCTCAGGGAAAGATTCAAGCTTCATTTTGGCAGAGCCTCGTTTCTGGGATCGGTTGTAATTGGTTCGTGGGCTTAGCCGTTTGGCTCTCATTTGGCGCTAAAGACGCGGCTGGTAAGATCATGGGTGTTTGGTTTCCCATCATGATCTTTGTGGCAACGGGCTTTCAACATAGTATTGCCAATGCATTCTTGATTCCGGCGGCGATCTTTGAGGGTGGCGCGACTTGGTCTCAGTTTGCACTGAATTTACTGCCAGTTTATCTCGGCAATATTATTGGTGGGGCAATATTTGTTGGCGCACTGTACTACTACAGCTACCGGCAAGCGCTGAAAGTATCGTAGGTTATGACAATTAATGGGTAATCAAAAAACGACGCCAAACTGGCAGTCGTTTTTTTAGTAGTGCTTATTGCACTCGTTGCTTGTAGTAATAAACTGGAATCCCAAGGGCCACGATGATTAATGAGAGTGCGACTCCGGGTAAATCAGAACCAATTTCACTGATGATCACGAATAGTGCGCCGAGGATGGCAATCAGTGGCGTTACCGGAAATCCAGGCGTTGAGAAGGGCCGTTTTTCACCGGTATGCCGTTTGCGTAATAAGAAGACGCCAATGAACGTGGCAACGTAGAAGCAATACACAGTGAAGATGCATAAGTCGGACAGACGATCAGGATTGAAAAAGACAATCATGATACTGGCATAAACTAGAATGAACAGGGTGGCGATAATGGGCTCGTGTGATTTCGGATTTAAGTAACTGAGCTGTTTGGAAAAAGGTAACTGTTTTCGTTCAGCCATCGCATAAATAATACGCGGGAAAGTCATAATTTTGCCATTAAGACAGCCGACCATTGAGACGATGATCCCGATATTGAGTAATCGGCCACCCACCGTGCCAAACGCTGCTTGGGCAAAATAAATCGTCGTTTGCTGGCCAAGCTTGTGGATCGTGTCAGCGGGAATGAAGTGGAGAATCCCATAGGTGACCAACGTATACGCGACCAAAACTAGTGAGATACCCAAGATGATGGCGCGTGGCAGCAATTTCTGCGGTTCCTTGATTTCGCCCCCTAAGTTGGCAACGAGAATCCAGCCATCATAAGCGAATAAGGTGGCTAAAACGGCCACACCGAAGCTACCGGTGGACTGTTGAACTGTATGTAAAGTTTGTCCGAAGGCATTTTGGTCACCGTAGAACAGGCCAAAGATGATGATAGCGGCAATGGGTAATAATTTGCCGAGGGTCGTCGCGATTTGAAAGGCAGCGCCCCAGCGATTCTCAACCATATTCAATAACCCAATCAAAACGATTACGCCAATGGACAGTGGCGCCTGCCAGCCATTGCTGAGATGAAAGAAACCAACGAGTAGGATACCCAGGTAAGCAGCAATGGAAGCAATGATGGCAGGACCATAGACCGCAATTTGCATCCAACCGGAAAGAAAACCCCAGATTTTACCGTAAATATTT from Lactiplantibacillus brownii encodes:
- the larE gene encoding ATP-dependent sacrificial sulfur transferase LarE, which codes for MTGLAAKKVALMDSLKALKRVTVAFSGGIDSTLVLKMALETLGRDNVTAVVANSELFTDEEFDKAVSLAEELGATVQTTTLDYLSETHIEHNTPDSWYYAKKMFYDRLTEMAAANGSAAVLDGLIKNDEQDYRPGMKARTEVGARSLLQEADFYKVDVRALSQELGLTNWNKVASCSVASRFPYGTTLTHENVAQVMAAESYLRGLGFPTVRVRFHEDIARIELPEARIGDFLVFNDRVNRQLQSLGFRYVTLDLGGFRSGRMNDTLTKQQLATFA
- a CDS encoding formate/nitrite transporter family protein, producing the protein MTNPEVILQTSIEKGVGKIGKPWLAKWLLGFVGGAMIALGFLADIRVSAAIPASGGSTLIGASVFPIGLIVILLAGGELVTGNMMAVSTAAFAKRIRWGAFWQNLALITVANLIGAIAVAFCFGHFVGLTHTGVFKTAVITMAQGKIQASFWQSLVSGIGCNWFVGLAVWLSFGAKDAAGKIMGVWFPIMIFVATGFQHSIANAFLIPAAIFEGGATWSQFALNLLPVYLGNIIGGAIFVGALYYYSYRQALKVS
- a CDS encoding APC family permease translates to MPTAKSETKLNRSLGFWSALSLVVGTVIGSGIFFKQSSVLDSAGSTTNALLAWLLGGLITLTAGLTIAEVGAQMPHTGGLYVYMENIYGKIWGFLSGWMQIAVYGPAIIASIAAYLGILLVGFFHLSNGWQAPLSIGVIVLIGLLNMVENRWGAAFQIATTLGKLLPIAAIIIFGLFYGDQNAFGQTLHTVQQSTGSFGVAVLATLFAYDGWILVANLGGEIKEPQKLLPRAIILGISLVLVAYTLVTYGILHFIPADTIHKLGQQTTIYFAQAAFGTVGGRLLNIGIIVSMVGCLNGKIMTFPRIIYAMAERKQLPFSKQLSYLNPKSHEPIIATLFILVYASIMIVFFNPDRLSDLCIFTVYCFYVATFIGVFLLRKRHTGEKRPFSTPGFPVTPLIAILGALFVIISEIGSDLPGVALSLIIVALGIPVYYYKQRVQ